The genome window TAGTAGACGCATCcagtgatgacgaagaaCCCAGCTAGAACGAGGAAGGATGCCGTGAGCCACTGACGTCGAGGGATGCGGTTGGCAAATATGACGAAGCAAGCGCTGCCTGCAATCGATGCAAGCGAGACGGTCAAGAGATATTGCTTTGTTTGCTCGATAAGCACGTCGTAGATGGTGTTGCAGGGGTGCGTTGCGTCGGTCGACCAAACTGGAAGTCCATCGGTGGCCCAATCCGGTACTGTCGAATTTCCCCCGCGAAGTGATGATGTCCAACACTCGAGGGAGTCGTCAATCTTGGTCGGCGTGGTAGTCGCCCACATCGTCGACAGAGTGCCTCTATTATCGAGGCTCATACCATAGAACGAAACGTCCAAGAAAAACCATGTTGCCGCCGTGCCCAGTAGATATGCCCAGTTCCCATCGCGGATGAAGTAGTTGTGGAGGTCCTCTCTCGAAAACTGCACCGGCATCGGCTGCTGCGAGCTACTAGCAAGATGCATACCATCTCCAAGACCATTTGTGCGATACGAAGGTGCAACATGGTTCCCATCGGGCGAGGTAGTCTGATATGTTGTCGGTGCTTGATTTTGAACGAATTGGTTCATCGGGAACGAGTTTTGTCCGCCAACACCACCACTCATAGAGCGCCCGTTGACACCTCCGCTGGGGAAGGCTTCTAACCCAGCACCTTGCGGAGCACCGTAGATTCTTTGAGTATTTGCTAGAGCCATCCTCGGCTTATTCCTGACCTCAAGGCTGTAAATACCACAGTCGAACAGGAAGAAGCGGAAGATGATGGCTAGTAGTGCAGGGACGGCACCTGACCCGATCACAATGCGCCAGACGCCGTCCAATGCCTTTTTGCATTCCTCTTCATGCAACCTATCGAGTCCGCAACGCATTCCTTGGAGGTTGTGACTTCGCTCGAAGCCGAGGAGGACAAACAGACCGACCAACTGGGCCAGTGCCTGGCCGATGGGCTGCATCATGAAAACGGACGAGAGCATAGTAGCGCGAGATTGTGTACTGGACCATTCCGACGTGATTACAGCGCTGAGCGGGTATTCGGCTCCGATTCCTATGGTGTTTGTTAGCATCCAAGTTTTGTCATTTATGGTTGGAAGCCAGAGGTTGCTCAGGATTCACGCACCAATGCCCATGACAAAACG of Fusarium oxysporum Fo47 chromosome I, complete sequence contains these proteins:
- a CDS encoding major facilitator superfamily domain-containing protein gives rise to the protein MSILSRYSLRQNRGFLGSDSSALPSQDAQDRQQLRYELDLNSWNFRIWGVCASGFLTDSYNLFSTNVILASIAFVYWPNGPEWSGLLINFFTLLGSVVGQILFGYLADRYGRTRLYGVELVLVIVSTIGVATSSHGYNDLSFLGLFIWWRFVMGIGIGAEYPLSAVITSEWSSTQSRATMLSSVFMMQPIGQALAQLVGLFVLLGFERSHNLQGMRCGLDRLHEEECKKALDGVWRIVIGSGAVPALLAIIFRFFLFDCGIYSLEVRNKPRMALANTQRIYGAPQGAGLEAFPSGGVNGRSMSGGVGGQNSFPMNQFVQNQAPTTYQTTSPDGNHVAPSYRTNGLGDGMHLASSSQQPMPVQFSREDLHNYFIRDGNWAYLLGTAATWFFLDVSFYGMSLDNRGTLSTMWATTTPTKIDDSLECWTSSLRGGNSTVPDWATDGLPVWSTDATHPCNTIYDVLIEQTKQYLLTVSLASIAGSACFVIFANRIPRRQWLTASFLVLAGFFVITGCVYYGVHQQKGAPATVVFVAICHFMFNFGANTLTFIIPAEIFPTCYRCLCHGISAAAGKLGSLVAVLVVYGINQSYQAENRQGLIFLLFGSVAAVGAIFSWAYLPDSQRRVEYDGKSYLESKTLEELGEGRVKARLGGELVTIEEKWDAIKRRKRGSMRSDPSVPDGTI